A section of the Xiphias gladius isolate SHS-SW01 ecotype Sanya breed wild chromosome 10, ASM1685928v1, whole genome shotgun sequence genome encodes:
- the LOC120795220 gene encoding SAM and SH3 domain-containing protein 1-like isoform X2: MTVDGSVGNLDDLAQEYSQYYGTSLSDVCERMEELRKRKVVHDAEMGKVDSVATSVQLRSQIQESLGLSSATSTPETERRFPVHKSSSDDGSSGGKYDGKRKSKSFWQSFRKSQKGVMRQISKGDDIGFVASEITMSDEERIQLMMMVKENMISIEEALARLKEFEIQNRQTCRSDPTEWTDPSSPSTNESFNFNPCDLSDNEQEESVTFRRLHKLVNSTRKVKKKLIRIDESKRPGAEESLSIDGLPCGDASTSLYSGVLKKPAVCPVDSLASALQEQFIYDRDSDSLTTSPSSSSLDTCSSQKIFQAFGKSNESPVHQETNVAGELREAGEGSGSSFSETEGCNEEEPKIARSVTEGELRHRILSPLSHHGRACSFGGFDLTNRSLHAVISDSDTNKDGDGGVRDAVKSPPTSRISLGKKVKSVRETMRKHISKRYHCSLSEQSSPDRTSGCPRSPQIDSDSLEKPKLKPGGSVESLRSSLSGQSSMSGQTVGTTDSSNSNRESVKSEDGEEDELPYHGPFCGRALVHTDFTPSPYDTDSLKLKSGDVIDIISKPPMGTWMGMLNGKVGTFKFIYVDVLNEEEVKPKKTRRRRRARQPKPTSVEELLDRINLKEHLPTFLFNGYEDLDTFKLLEEEDLDELNIRDPQHRAVLLTAVELLQEYDGSSDPERSSQSGGSQEKLLLDRRGLMGDSPRDSGCYESNENLENGRDKKTSSSMSRSSSGFESSHLSSPEYPALPQTLNSTSHSKTLLHSKPGCPSYILPPLRPPKNILSLLSSAKGHLPSEAIARSHSCMELRKKTAMGLLRRCLSLSGLHKEQKKKNIDPKNWNLTPSTKTEQSTEQTLNPPKHFKVTFPSSESSTAAYDGVCSTSSVDKGNVFAPKKGETTQNTHLKLPPTVPAERSSHPIYKNSHQEPLLTETACMYNYTNHISSEDRRSRLFSANSEARRLKMKRQRKISKNSVNVGSLMEERLRLQGTDLKLEPLPEMVLTSKVQ; encoded by the exons ATGACAGTG GATGGCTCAGTGGGGAACCTTGATGACCTGGCTCAGGAGTACTCTCAGTATTACGGCACCTCCCTCAGTGACGTGTGTGAAAGAATGGAGGAGCTGCGGAAACGCAAAGTAGTGCATGATGCAGAGATG ggaAAGGTTGACTCAGTGGCCACATCAGTGCAGCTCCGCTCTCAGATCCAG GAATCCCTCGGACTCAGCAGTGCCACGTCCACtccagagacagaaagaag gTTTCCTGTGCACAAATCTAGCTCTGATGATGGATCATCAGGAG GGAAATatgatggaaagagaaagagcaagtCTTTTTGGCAGAGTTTCCGAAAGTCACAGAAAGGAGTGATGCGTCAGATTTCAAAAG GTGATGACATTGGTTTTGTGGCCAGTGAAATTACCATGAGTGACGAAGAGCGTATCcagctgatgatgatggtgaaggAGAATATGATCTCTATTGAGGAAGCCCTGGCACGG CTAAAGGAGTTTGAGATTCAAAACAGACAGACGTGCAGGTCTGATCCCACAGAGTGGACCGATCCCTCCAGTCCCAGCACAAATGAGTCGTTCAACTTCAAC CCCTGTGACCTGTCAGACAATGAACAAGAAGAATCTGTTACGTTCAGGAGACTCCATAAACTGGTCAACTCAACCCGGAAGGTGAAGAAGAAGCTGATCAGAATCGACGAGTCTAAGAGGCCTGGAGCTGAGG AGAGTCTAAGCATAGATGGTCTTCCCTGTGGAGATGCCAGCACCTCCCTGTACTCAGGTGTGCTGAAGAAGCCTGCAGTTTGCCCTGTGGACTCCCTGGCTTCAGCTCTGCAGGAGCAGTTCATATACGACAGGGACTCTGACAGCCTgaccacctccccctcctctagCAGTCTGGACACCTGCAGCAGCCAGAAAATCTTCCAGGCCTTTGGCAAATCTAACGAGAGCCCCGTTCACCAGGAGACAAATGTAGCAGGGGAGCTGAGGGAGGCAGGTGAAGGCAGTGGCTCTTCATTTTCTGAAACAGAGGGTTGCAATGAGGAGGAGCCCAAAATTGCTCGCTCAGTGACTGAAGGAGAGCTCCGTCACCGTATCCTCAGCCCACTCAGCCACCATGGG agagCTTGTAGCTTTGGAGGATTTGACCTGACCAACCGCTCACTGCATGCGGTGATCTCTGACAGTGACACC AACAAAGATGGAGATGGTGGTGTGAGAGATGCTGTTAAGTCTCCACCAACGTCACGTATTTCCCTGGGCAAAAAAGTCAAGTCTGTGAGAGAAACGATGAGAAAACACATATCTAAGAGATACCACTGTTCTCTCTCTGAACAG TCAAGCCCAGACCGCACATCCGGCTGCCCTCGCTCGCCTCAGATAGACTCTGACTCTTTGGAGAAACCCAAACTGAAGCCAGGAGGGTCTGTAGAAAGCCTAAGGAGTTCCCTCAGCGGACAAAGTTCCATGA GTGGTCAGACAGTGGGCACCACTGACTCCTCcaacagcaacagagaaagtGTGAAGTCTGAGGACGGGGAAGAGGATGAGCTGCCTTACCATGGACCCTTCTGTGGACGTGCTCTGGTTCATACTGACTTCACCCCCAGTCCCTATGACACTGACTCCCTCAAACTGAAG AGTGGGGACGTCATTGATATCATCAGTAAGCCACCAATGGGTACATGGATGGGGATGCTCAACGGTAAAGTCGGCACCTTCAAGTTCATTTATGTGGATGTCCTGAATGAAGAGGAGGTGAAGCCCAAAAAGACgcgcaggaggaggagggcacgGCAACCCAAACCCACCTCTGTGGAGGAGCTCCTTGATCGCATCAACCTCAAA GAGCATCTTCCCACCTTCCTTTTCAACGGCTATGAGGATCTGGACACATTCAAGTTGCTAGAGGAGGAAGACTTGGATGAGCTGAACATTAGAGATCCCCAGCACAGAGCTGTGCTGCTCACGGCTGTGGAGCTGCTGCAAGAGTATGATG GAAGCAGTGACCCAGAGCGAAGCAGTCAGTCCGGAGGCTCACAGGAGAAGCTGCTCTTGGATAGGCGTGGCCTCATGGGAGATTCCCCGCGTGACTCAGGCTGCTATGAGAGTAACGAGAACCTGGAGAACG GAAGGGACAAAAAGACCTCTTCATCCATGAGCAGGTCCTCCTCTGGTTTTGAGTCAAGCCACCTCTCATCCCCAGAGTACCCCGCCCTCCCCCAGACCCTGAACTCCACCAGCCATAGTAAGACTTTACTCCACAGTAAACCAGGATGCCCATCCTATATCTTACCGCCACTAAGACCCCCTAAGAACATCTTAAGTCTCCTAAGCTCAGCAAAAGGTCACCTTCCCAGTGAAGCCATTGCGAGGAGCCATAGCTGCATggagttaagaaaaaaaacagcgaTGGGGCTGCTGAGGCGCTGCCTCTCCCTGTCAGGCCTCCAcaaagagcagaagaaaaaaaacatcgaCCCTAAAAACTGGAATCTGACCCCCAGTACCAAGACTGAGCAGAGCACGGAGCAAACATTAAATCctccaaaacattttaaggtCACGTTTCCATCCTCCGAATCTTCAACCGCAGCATATGATGGTGTGTGTAGCACTTCAAGTGTAGACAAAGGAAATGTATTTGCCcctaaaaaaggagaaacaacacagaacacacacctCAAGCTGCCACCCACAGTGCCAGCAGAAAGGTCCAGTCATCCCATATATAAAAACTCACACCAAGAGCCTTTACTAACAGAAACTGCTTGCATGTACAACTACACAAACCACATCTCTTCAGAGGATAGGAGGAGTCGTTTATTTTCAGCCAATTCAGAAGCCCGCcggctgaaaatgaaaagacagaggaagataTCCAAAAACTCAGTTAATGTGGGTTCCCTGATGGAAGAAAGACTCCGGTTGCAGGGTACTGATCTTAAATTGGAGCCACTTCCTGAAATGGTATTGACATCAAAAGTACAGTAA
- the LOC120795220 gene encoding SAM and SH3 domain-containing protein 1-like isoform X3 gives MEELRKRKVVHDAEMGKVDSVATSVQLRSQIQESLGLSSATSTPETERRFPVHKSSSDDGSSGGKYDGKRKSKSFWQSFRKSQKGVMRQISKGDDIGFVASEITMSDEERIQLMMMVKENMISIEEALARLKEFEIQNRQTCRSDPTEWTDPSSPSTNESFNFNPCDLSDNEQEESVTFRRLHKLVNSTRKVKKKLIRIDESKRPGAEESLSIDGLPCGDASTSLYSGVLKKPAVCPVDSLASALQEQFIYDRDSDSLTTSPSSSSLDTCSSQKIFQAFGKSNESPVHQETNVAGELREAGEGSGSSFSETEGCNEEEPKIARSVTEGELRHRILSPLSHHGRACSFGGFDLTNRSLHAVISDSDTNKDGDGGVRDAVKSPPTSRISLGKKVKSVRETMRKHISKRYHCSLSEQSSPDRTSGCPRSPQIDSDSLEKPKLKPGGSVESLRSSLSGQSSMSGQTVGTTDSSNSNRESVKSEDGEEDELPYHGPFCGRALVHTDFTPSPYDTDSLKLKSGDVIDIISKPPMGTWMGMLNGKVGTFKFIYVDVLNEEEVKPKKTRRRRRARQPKPTSVEELLDRINLKEHLPTFLFNGYEDLDTFKLLEEEDLDELNIRDPQHRAVLLTAVELLQEYDGSSDPERSSQSGGSQEKLLLDRRGLMGDSPRDSGCYESNENLENGRDKKTSSSMSRSSSGFESSHLSSPEYPALPQTLNSTSHSKTLLHSKPGCPSYILPPLRPPKNILSLLSSAKGHLPSEAIARSHSCMELRKKTAMGLLRRCLSLSGLHKEQKKKNIDPKNWNLTPSTKTEQSTEQTLNPPKHFKVTFPSSESSTAAYDGVCSTSSVDKGNVFAPKKGETTQNTHLKLPPTVPAERSSHPIYKNSHQEPLLTETACMYNYTNHISSEDRRSRLFSANSEARRLKMKRQRKISKNSVNVGSLMEERLRLQGTDLKLEPLPEMVLTSKVQ, from the exons ATGGAGGAGCTGCGGAAACGCAAAGTAGTGCATGATGCAGAGATG ggaAAGGTTGACTCAGTGGCCACATCAGTGCAGCTCCGCTCTCAGATCCAG GAATCCCTCGGACTCAGCAGTGCCACGTCCACtccagagacagaaagaag gTTTCCTGTGCACAAATCTAGCTCTGATGATGGATCATCAGGAG GGAAATatgatggaaagagaaagagcaagtCTTTTTGGCAGAGTTTCCGAAAGTCACAGAAAGGAGTGATGCGTCAGATTTCAAAAG GTGATGACATTGGTTTTGTGGCCAGTGAAATTACCATGAGTGACGAAGAGCGTATCcagctgatgatgatggtgaaggAGAATATGATCTCTATTGAGGAAGCCCTGGCACGG CTAAAGGAGTTTGAGATTCAAAACAGACAGACGTGCAGGTCTGATCCCACAGAGTGGACCGATCCCTCCAGTCCCAGCACAAATGAGTCGTTCAACTTCAAC CCCTGTGACCTGTCAGACAATGAACAAGAAGAATCTGTTACGTTCAGGAGACTCCATAAACTGGTCAACTCAACCCGGAAGGTGAAGAAGAAGCTGATCAGAATCGACGAGTCTAAGAGGCCTGGAGCTGAGG AGAGTCTAAGCATAGATGGTCTTCCCTGTGGAGATGCCAGCACCTCCCTGTACTCAGGTGTGCTGAAGAAGCCTGCAGTTTGCCCTGTGGACTCCCTGGCTTCAGCTCTGCAGGAGCAGTTCATATACGACAGGGACTCTGACAGCCTgaccacctccccctcctctagCAGTCTGGACACCTGCAGCAGCCAGAAAATCTTCCAGGCCTTTGGCAAATCTAACGAGAGCCCCGTTCACCAGGAGACAAATGTAGCAGGGGAGCTGAGGGAGGCAGGTGAAGGCAGTGGCTCTTCATTTTCTGAAACAGAGGGTTGCAATGAGGAGGAGCCCAAAATTGCTCGCTCAGTGACTGAAGGAGAGCTCCGTCACCGTATCCTCAGCCCACTCAGCCACCATGGG agagCTTGTAGCTTTGGAGGATTTGACCTGACCAACCGCTCACTGCATGCGGTGATCTCTGACAGTGACACC AACAAAGATGGAGATGGTGGTGTGAGAGATGCTGTTAAGTCTCCACCAACGTCACGTATTTCCCTGGGCAAAAAAGTCAAGTCTGTGAGAGAAACGATGAGAAAACACATATCTAAGAGATACCACTGTTCTCTCTCTGAACAG TCAAGCCCAGACCGCACATCCGGCTGCCCTCGCTCGCCTCAGATAGACTCTGACTCTTTGGAGAAACCCAAACTGAAGCCAGGAGGGTCTGTAGAAAGCCTAAGGAGTTCCCTCAGCGGACAAAGTTCCATGA GTGGTCAGACAGTGGGCACCACTGACTCCTCcaacagcaacagagaaagtGTGAAGTCTGAGGACGGGGAAGAGGATGAGCTGCCTTACCATGGACCCTTCTGTGGACGTGCTCTGGTTCATACTGACTTCACCCCCAGTCCCTATGACACTGACTCCCTCAAACTGAAG AGTGGGGACGTCATTGATATCATCAGTAAGCCACCAATGGGTACATGGATGGGGATGCTCAACGGTAAAGTCGGCACCTTCAAGTTCATTTATGTGGATGTCCTGAATGAAGAGGAGGTGAAGCCCAAAAAGACgcgcaggaggaggagggcacgGCAACCCAAACCCACCTCTGTGGAGGAGCTCCTTGATCGCATCAACCTCAAA GAGCATCTTCCCACCTTCCTTTTCAACGGCTATGAGGATCTGGACACATTCAAGTTGCTAGAGGAGGAAGACTTGGATGAGCTGAACATTAGAGATCCCCAGCACAGAGCTGTGCTGCTCACGGCTGTGGAGCTGCTGCAAGAGTATGATG GAAGCAGTGACCCAGAGCGAAGCAGTCAGTCCGGAGGCTCACAGGAGAAGCTGCTCTTGGATAGGCGTGGCCTCATGGGAGATTCCCCGCGTGACTCAGGCTGCTATGAGAGTAACGAGAACCTGGAGAACG GAAGGGACAAAAAGACCTCTTCATCCATGAGCAGGTCCTCCTCTGGTTTTGAGTCAAGCCACCTCTCATCCCCAGAGTACCCCGCCCTCCCCCAGACCCTGAACTCCACCAGCCATAGTAAGACTTTACTCCACAGTAAACCAGGATGCCCATCCTATATCTTACCGCCACTAAGACCCCCTAAGAACATCTTAAGTCTCCTAAGCTCAGCAAAAGGTCACCTTCCCAGTGAAGCCATTGCGAGGAGCCATAGCTGCATggagttaagaaaaaaaacagcgaTGGGGCTGCTGAGGCGCTGCCTCTCCCTGTCAGGCCTCCAcaaagagcagaagaaaaaaaacatcgaCCCTAAAAACTGGAATCTGACCCCCAGTACCAAGACTGAGCAGAGCACGGAGCAAACATTAAATCctccaaaacattttaaggtCACGTTTCCATCCTCCGAATCTTCAACCGCAGCATATGATGGTGTGTGTAGCACTTCAAGTGTAGACAAAGGAAATGTATTTGCCcctaaaaaaggagaaacaacacagaacacacacctCAAGCTGCCACCCACAGTGCCAGCAGAAAGGTCCAGTCATCCCATATATAAAAACTCACACCAAGAGCCTTTACTAACAGAAACTGCTTGCATGTACAACTACACAAACCACATCTCTTCAGAGGATAGGAGGAGTCGTTTATTTTCAGCCAATTCAGAAGCCCGCcggctgaaaatgaaaagacagaggaagataTCCAAAAACTCAGTTAATGTGGGTTCCCTGATGGAAGAAAGACTCCGGTTGCAGGGTACTGATCTTAAATTGGAGCCACTTCCTGAAATGGTATTGACATCAAAAGTACAGTAA